GGAGCCGGTCGGGCGGGCCGAGCTGCTCGCGCTGGCGCGCGACGTCTACGGCGACGCGGACCCGCTCGCCGGAGCCGGCGGTGCCCCGGTGATGTCCGTGCGCGAGGGCGCCGGGGGCCGGGTCCTGGCCCTCCCGGTGCCGCTGGCCGCCCAGGACGACGTCCGGCTCGCGCGCCGGGGGGACGAGCTGGTCGTCTCGGTCGCGTCGTATCGTCGCCTCCTGACGTTGCCCCCCGGGCTGGCGCGGCACCGGGTGGCGGGGGCGCGGGTGCGCGACGGGGAGCTCCAGGTCAGGTTCCTCGCTCCCGATCCCCGACCCGACAGACCCGACCGGCAGGAGACGACGTGAGCGAGGCGGGCGACGCCCACGAGGTGGGCTCCCTCGGCGAGGAGGCGGCCAAGCTGCTCGGGGCGCTGTCCGGGTGGGCGCGCGAGCACGCCGACGAGGCAGGCGAGGGCCTGGCCGGTCTGGCCGCGCAGGCGGTCGCGTCGGCTCGCGACCTCGACGAGCACCTGGCGACCGGGGCCGCGGAGTGCACCGTGTGCCCGGTCTGCCGCACCGTCCACGCGGTCCGCCAGCTCGGCCCCGAGGTCACCGGTCACCTGGCGGCGGCCGTCACCTCCCTGGCCCACGCCGCGAGCGCCCTGGTGGCCGCCCACGACACCGCGGGCGCCGCCGGCCGGAGCCGCGCCGGGCGCGACGACGTCGAGCACATCGACCTCGACGACCCCGACGGCACCGACGCCTGGCCGGCGGACGAGTGAGCCTGCCTGCCGCCGGCGTCGTGGTCGGTGTCGACATCGGGGGCACCAAGGTCCTGGCCGGCGTGGTCGAGCCCGATGGCCGGGTCGGCGCGACGGCGCGGCGTACCACCCCGGGCCGCCGGGTACGGACCGGCGAGGTCGAGGACGCGCTCGTGGCGGCCGTCCTCGACGCGACGGCCGACCGGCCGCTGGCCGCGGTCGGCGTGGCGGCCGCGGGCTTCGTCGACTCGGCGGGGGAGCGGGTCATGTTCGCCCCGCACCTGCCGTGGCAGGGCGAGCCCCTGCGCGACCTGCTGGAGCAGCGGCTGGGCTGCCCGGTCGCGCTCGACAATGACGCCAACTGCGCGGCCCGCGCGGAGGCGCACCACGGCGTGGCACGGGGGGCGTCGTCGGCCCTGATGATCACCATGGGCACCGGCATCGGTGGCGCGCTGCTGCTCGACGGCCGGGTGCTGCGCGGCGCGAACGGCATGGCGGGCGAGTTCGGCCACATGCAGGTCGTGCCGGAGGGTCGCTCCTGCGAGTGCGGCCGGCAGGGCTGCTGGGAGCAGTACTCCTCGGGCAACGCACTCGTGCGCGACGCCCGGGCGCTGATGGCCGAGCAGCCGTCGGTCCTCGCCGAGATGGCCGGCGTCCCCGAGGCGGTCACCGGCCCGATGGTGACCGCCGCGGCCGAGCAGGGCGACCTGGTCGCGCGTCGCGCGTTCGCGTCGGTCGGCGACTGGCTGGGCGTCGGCACCGCCAACCTGGTCGCCGCCCTCGACCCGGAGCTGGTGGTGGTCGGCGGCGGGGTGTCCGCGGCGGGGGACAGGCTGCTCGAGCCCGCCCGCGCGGCGCTGCGGCGCTCGCTGGTCGGGGGGAGCCACCGCACGGTCCCCGAGCTGGTGGCCGGGAGCCTCGGACCTCGGTCCGGGATGGTCGGTGCGGCGCTGCTCGCCGCTCAGGCCCTGCGGTAGTCCGGCACCAGCTCGAGCGCGAGCTGCTCGAGGAACAGCCCGACGTCGGTCACGATGCCGCGCCCGTGGCTCGACCCGCGGTCGGTCAGCTTGGTGACCGTGGCGGGGTTGATGTCGACGCACACCAGCGGGACGCTCGCCGGCAGGATGTTGCCGGTCGCGACCGAGTGGAGCTGGGTGGCCATCATCAGGCAGTAGCCGACGTCCTGGATCCGCGCACGCATCGCGCGCTGGCCCTCGAGCACGTCGGTGTGGACGTCCGGCAGGGGGCCGTCGTCGCGGACCGAGCCCACGAGGACGAAGTCCTTCCCGTGGGTGACCAGGGCGTGCATGATCCCGCTCGTCACGGTCCCGTCGGCGACCGCCCGGGCGATCGATCCCGCCTTGCGGACGGTGTTGAGCGCGCGGACGTGGTGCTCGTGGCCGTGCTCCACACCCTGCGACATGGTCAGGTCGACCCCCAGGCTGGTGCCGTAGATGGCCGACTCGATGTCGTGGGTGGCCAGCGCGTTGCCGGCGAACAGGGTGTCGACGAACCCGGCGCCGATGAGGGCCACGAGCGCCGGCACGGCACCCGTGTGCACCACGCCGGGCCCGGCGACCCAGAGCAGCCGCTTGCCGTCGGCACGGGTGCGGCGCATGCCGTCGGCCACCTGGCGCACGAGCACGGCCTGGGGCTTGTCGAGGACGTCGTCGTCGGCGCCGGCCGTGGGATCCAGCGCGCCGCCGGCCTCGGGCGTGGCGACCTGGATGCCCGAGGCACCCACCACCACCTCCATGCCGGCGCGGACGTCGGCCATCGGCAGGGTGCGTATGCGCACGGTGCCGTCGGCGGCGCGGAGCACCACGAGCCCGCAGTCCATCTCGGGGTTCTCCACCATGCGCCAGGCGCCGTCGAGGTGCACGCGGGTGTCGAGGTTGGTGGTGGAGTAGAAGCCGTCGGGCAGCACGCCGTCGCGCTCCGCGGGCGCGGTGGCGGCCTCGCCGGGGGAGAGCGGGTTCACGCCGCGCGTCTGCAGCCGCATCAGCAGTCGCTGGAGGGACGCGTCGTCCTCGGCCTGGACGGTGATCCGCGCGCGGCTGGGGTCGTCGGCCTCGTGGCCCACGTCGAACCGGTCGATGACGTAGTCGCCGCCGTAGTCACGGATGTCGTCGAGGATCCGCGACAGGATCCCGCTGTCCATCAGGTGTCCGGTGACCTCAACGGTCTCGCTCGTCCCCACCGGCGAGACCCTAGTTGGTCGATCGAACTCGCGTACGCGGGACACGAAGGATGGTTGACTCCTCGCCATGCCCGACCACGCCGCACCGCGCGACGACCTGTCCCCGGCGACGTCGCGGGTCGCGCTGCCGCGGGCCGCGGCAGCCGTCCTGGCCGCGACGTGCACCCTCCAGTACTCGTCGGTGCGGCCGACGGTCGTGATGCCCCTCGTCCTGCTGGTGCTGGTCGTGACCTGCCTGGGCTCCCTCGTCGGACGGCGCGGCGCCGAGCCGGTCCGCGAGGGCCTGGTCGTCGCGGTGGTGGCCGTCATCAGCGCCCTGGGCATCGGCGGGAACGCCTACCTGGCGGCGGACTCGGGAGTGCCGCCGTGGGCCGGCGCGGTCCTCGCCGCCCTCATGCTCGGTGCTGCGGCGCTGGCGGTGTGGGGCGGCCCGGCGTGGCGACGACGCGGCCTGTGGGTGCTGCTGGCGTCCTTCGCGGTGCTCGCCGGCGCCCGCATCCTGCTGGCCGAGGTGGAGATCGACGTCGCCGGGTTCCTGCGCGGTGGCCTCGACGCGTTCCTGCACGGCACGTCCCCCTACGCGATCACCATCGACAACCCCTACGGCCCGGTCGAGACCAACCTGTTCTACGGCCCGGGCGTGGTGCGCGACGGCGTCGTCCAGTACGGCTTCCCGTACCTGCCGGCGCCGCTGCTGCTCGACGTCCCGGCCCACCTCCTCCTCGGCGACCCGCGGTGGATGCACCTCGCGTGCCTGCTCCTCGCGGCGGCGGTCGCCTGGCACCTGGCCACCGACGTGCTCGGCCGGGTCACGGCCCTGGTGCTGGTGTGCGGCAGCACGTCGTCGACCGTGGTGATCGGCTACTGGGTCGAGCCGGTGATGATCGGGCTGCTCGCGCTGAGCGTGGTCGGCATCCGGTCCGGCCGGTCGTGGACGGCCGTGCCGCTCGGCCTGCTCTTCGCCTCGAAGCAGTACGCCGTGTCGTACCTGCCCGCGCTGCTCAGCGTGGCTCGGTCGGCCGGGTGGCGGACGGTGTTCCTGGCCGCCGCGATCGGGTCCGCGGTGCTCGTGCCGTTCGTGGTCTGGGACCTCCACGCCTTCGTCCGCTCGGCGGTCGAGCTCCAGTTCCGCCAGCCCTTCCGCGACGACGCGGTCTCGCTGCTGCCCGCACTCAAGCAGGCCCTCGGCGGGCTGCCCGAATGGGTGCTGTCGCTGTCACCAGTGCTCGGCCTGCTCACGTCCGCGGTCGTCGCGTGGCGCACCCGGCCCGGCGCCACGGCGGTGTCGGTCGGCATCGCGCTGAGCCTGCTGGTGACGGTGCTGACGTCGAAGTTCGGGTTCATGAACTACTACGCGTTCATCAGCGCCGCGTTCGTCCTCGCGGCGGTCTCGTGGTCCACCGACGACCCGGTGCTCGCCGCGACCGGCCCGGCGCACGACGGCGCTCAGACCCGGGAGCCGTCGTCCCAGGGGTCGCGCGGCGAGCGAGGCATCTCCCGCACGAGGTAGCCGAAGCCGCCCACGAACCAGGCCAGCAGCGCCCACCCGACGAGCGGGTTGACGTAGATCGAGAACAGGCCGATCACGAGGGCCAGCAGCGGTGCCACGAACACGCCGGACCAGGCCACCCCGCGCTGCCAGGTGCGGGGGCGGGGGAGCGGGGGCGCGGGAGGCGGGCGGAACCGGTCCACCTCGGCGACCTCGTGGAGGTCGTCGTGGGTGTCGTCCAGGTCGTCCGCCGGCGCCTCGGCGTGGTGGTCATCCGCGTCGTCCACGGGCTCCACGGCACGCTCCGGCGCAGGTCGCCGCGCGTCCTCGTCGGGCAGCACCGCCCGCTCGCCGTAGTTCTCGACGATCTCGCGCCACGCCTGCTCGGTGCGGCTGTCGTCGCCCGGGGTCGTCACGTGCGCCACGGTACCCGTGGACCCCTCGGATGCGGCAGACTCCCCGTCGTGAGGATCCCGTTCCGAGGCGCCCCGGAGGCGCCGCTCGACCCTGCCCTCGTCGCGCCGATGTCGGTGCCGGCCCGACCCGAGCTCACCGGCGGGCGCCGGGTCGGCGTGCTGGTCCAGCACGGCTTCACCGGCAACCCGTTCTCGGTGCGGCCGTGGGCCGAGGACCTGGCAGCTCGCGGCTACGCGGTCGAGATGCCGCTGCTGCCCGGCCACGGCACCCGCTGGCAGGACCTCAACCGGGTGGGGTGGGCCGACTGGGTCGCCACGGTGGAGGGGGCCTACGACAGGCTCGCGGCCGAGAACGACGCGGTGGTGGCCGTCGGGCTGTCGATGGGCGGCGCGCTGTGCCTGCGCCTCGCGGCCGACAAGGGCGACGGCCTGGCCGGCATCTGCCTGGTCAACCCCGCTGTCGACACCCTCCGCAAGGACGTCAAGGCGCTGCCGGTCCTCAAGCACGTCGTCCCGGCGTTCCCCGGCATCGCCAACGACATCAAGAAGCCCGGCGCCGACGAGCACGGCTACCCGATGACCCCGCTCAAGGCGGCCGCGTCGATGTTCGCCGGCTACGCCGAGCTGCGCCGCGACCTGCCGCGCATCACCGTCCCGGTGCTGTTCTTCCGCTCCGCGGAGGACCACGTCGTCGACATCTCCTCGTCGCGGGCGCTCAACGCCGGCCTGTCCTCGAAGGACTTCGAGGAGCGCGTCCTCGAGGACAGCTATCACGTCGCGACCCTCGACAACGACGCCCCGCGGATCTTCGCGGAGTCGGCGGACTTCATCGCGCGCGTTACGGCCGAGCGGAGCTAGAGTCGACCCGTGCTCTATTGGTTCCTGAAGTGGATCGCCCTCGGGCCCGTGCTGCGACTCGTCTTCCGGCCCAAGGCCTACGGGGTCGAGCACGTGCCGGCCGACGGACCGGCGATCCTGGCGAGCAACCACCTGTCCTACGCCGACTGGCTGTTCATGCCGCTCACCCTCAACCGGCGCGTCACCTTCGTCGCCAAGGCGGAGTACTTCACCACCCCCGGCGTCAAGGGCTGGTTCCAGAAGAAGTTCTTCACCGGCGCCGGGCAGGTGCCGATCGACCGCTCCGGGGCCAACGCGGCCGAGGGCGCGATGAAGTCGGCCATGAAGATCCTGGCCGAGGGCGACCTGTTCGGCATCTACCCCGAGGGGACCCGCTCGCACGACGGCCGGCTCTACCGCGGGAAGACCGGCGTCGCCCGCCTCGCGCTCGAGTCCGGCGCGCCGGTCATCCCGTGCGCCGTGGTCGGGACCGACGTGGTCGCTCCGACCGGCAAGGTCTACGGCACGTGGACGCGGCCGGTCGTGCGGTTCGGCAAGCCGCTCGACTTCTCCCGGTACGCCGGGATGGAGAACGACCGCTACATCCTGCGCTCGATCACCGACGAGATCATGTACGAGATCATGCGGCTCTCGGAGCAGGAGTACGTCGACCTCTACGCCACCAAGGCCAAGGAGCTCGCCAAGGAGCAGGCCAGGGAGCAGGCCAAGGAGCAGGCCAAGGAGCCGGAGCAGCCGAAGCAGAAGGCGTCCTGAGCACCCCGACGTCGTCGGCCGCGGCGCCGCGCGCCGACTCGGCCCTGGCGGTCGAGGACCGGCTCCACTCCGCCCTCGCAATCGTGCGGGTGGTGGTGACGGTCAACATGGTGGGCCTCAACGCCTACCGTCGCGACAACTTCGACCACCCGACCGTCGGGCTCCTGGTGGTGGTCGCCCTCGTCGCGTGGACCGGCGCCGCGATCTGGCTCTACCGCGACCGCACGCGGCGCCGGCCCGTCCTGCTGGTGGCCGACCTCACCGTCGTGCTGGCCGCGCTCGCGGTCACCCCGTGGGTGAAGTCCCCGGAGTTCAACGCGACGATCCCCGGCTTCTACGTGATGGGCGCCCTGTTCGCGTGGGCGATCCACTGGCACTGGCGCGGCGGGCTCGTGGCGGCGGCCCTCATCGCCGCGTTCGACCTGCTGCCCCGCTCGGACGTCGACCAGGGCAACTACGGCAACACCTTCCTCATCCTGATCGGTGGCCCGATCGTCGGGTTCATGTGCGAGTCGCTGCAGCGGATGGCGCGCGAGCGGGACGCCGCGGAGCGGGCGGCCGCCGCCGCCGAGGAGCGGACCCGGCTGGCGCGCGCGGTGCACGACGGCGTGCTCCAGGTCCTCGCGATGACCCAGCGGCGCGGCACCGCCGCAGGCGGCGAGTGGGCCGAGCTCGCCCGGCTGGCCGGCGAGCAGGAGCGCGGGCTGCGCTCCCTCATCCGCCAGCAGGACACCGTGCCGGACGCACCCGGCGGCCGCGTCGACCTCGCCGGCGCCCTCGAGGCGATGGCCACCGCGCACCCGGTCCGGGTCGACGTCGCCACGCCGGGGTCGGCGGTGCTCGTCGACGCCCGGGTGGCCGAGGAGACCGTGGCCGCGGTCCGCGCGTGCCTCGACAACGTCCTGGCCCACGCCGGGGCGGACGCGTCGGCGTGGGTGCTCGCGCAGGCCGGCCCCCACGAGGTCACCGTCTCGGTGCGCGACGACGGACCCGGGATCGCTGCCGGTCGCCTCGAGCAGGCCGCCGCGGACGGCCGCCTCGGCGTCGCCTCGTCGATCCGCGGCCGGATCGAGGACCTGGGTGGTGCCGCGCGGGTCGACAGCGGGTCGTGGGGGACCGAGTGGGAGCTGACCGTCCCGGTCGAGCCTCCCGCGTGACCGCTCAGCGCAGGACGGAGAGCACCGACGAGTAGTCGTCGGTCCACGTCACGGTCGGGGACGACGGCAGCGGCTCCCAGCGGTCGCGCGCCAGCAGGTCGTCGGCCACCGCGTCGGAGCGGGTCAGCACGACCCACTCGCTGCGCACCGCGCCCGGCCCCTCGCCGCCGGTGCCCATGACCGCGCGGAGGCCGAGGTCGCGCGCGTGTGCGGCCAAGACGGGGCGCAGGTCGAAGACGCGGTTGCTGATGTGGACCGCGAGCACGCCGTCGGGACGGACCCGGTCGAGGAAGACCTGCACGCCCTCGCGGGTCAGCACGTGCACCGGGATCGAGTCGGAGCTGAAGGCGTCGAGGGCCAGCAGGTCGTAGGAGGCCTCCGGCACCGCCGCGGCAGCCAGGCGGCCGTCGCCGACGACCACGTCGACCTGGGCCGTGGAGTCCGCGAGGTAGCCGAACCAGCGCGGGTCCCGCGCGATGTCGGCGACCACCGGGTCGATCTCGAAGAAGGTGACCCGGTCGACGTCGTAGGCGGCGATCGCCCCGGCGCCGAGCCCGACGACGCCGAGGTCCCGGGCGCCGCTCGCGGCCACGGCGTCGCCGAGGGGCCCGTCGGTCGCGTAGTAGGTCGTGGGCGTGCCGGCCCGACCGGCGTCGAGGAACTGGCTGCCGTGGACGGTCGTGCCGTGCAGCAACCGGTGGGTGCCGTCGACCTCCTGCACCCGGTAGCTGCCGTAGAAGGTGCGCTCGGTGAGCAGCGACGCGCGCTCCTCCACCACGACGACCGCGAGGGAGGCGAGCAGCAGGGTCACGGTCAGCGCCGCCGGTGCGCGCAGCGTCAGCCAGCCGGTGACGACCGCGAGCACCACCGAGCCGAGCAGGATCGCGGTCGTCGCGGCGTCGAACGTGTCCGGGAGCAGCAGGCCGAGCGTCGCGACGACGGCCACGCCGCCCACTGCGGCCGCGACCACGGCCAGGACGCGGCGGCGGGTCCAGGCGGGCGGCAGCACGCCCACGGCCAGCACCGGCAGGAGGGCGACGGTGAGGAGGTGCTCCCACGTGCCGTCGAACAGCAGGGGGGCGACCACGCCGTTGAGCAGCCCGCCGAGCGCGCCACCCACCGAGACGACGAGGTAGAACAGCGTGAGGTGCTCCGGCTCCGGGCGGCTCGCCGCGAGCCGCGCGTGGGCGGCGAAGCCCGCGAGCGCGACCGAGGCCACGTTGGCGACCACGACCAGCACGACGACCGGCGCGAGCCGTGAGCTGCCGAGGGCCGACGTGAGGCCGGTCGTCACCGCGACGCTCACGCAGGGCACGACCAGCCGCGCCGGCACGCTGCGCGCGGTGCGGGCGAAGGCCGCGACGAACGAGGCGAGGTAGGCGGCGAGCGGCAGCACCCAGAGCAGCGGGACCGCCGCGATGTCGGTCGACAGGTGGGCGGTCACCGAGAGCATCAGGCTGGAGGGCAGGAAGGCCCACAGGCACCAGCGCGCGAGCTGCCGGCGCGAGGGAGGAGCGGGGCGCGCCGCCGCGGGGGTGGTGCGCGTCCCGGGCGCGGGGCGGCGCACGGTCAGCGCGCAGCCCGCCATCAGGACGAGGAACCCGACGAACGCGACCGACCACCCCACCCGCTGCTGGGTCAGGGTCAGGTGGGGCTCGACGAGGAACGGGTAGGCGAGCAGCCCCGCGAAGCTGCCGAGGTTGCTGCCCGCGAAGAGGAAGTACGGGTCGTCCGACCGCGGGCCGCCCGACCAGGCGTACCACCGCTGCACGAGCGGGCCGGTGGCCGAGAGCACCGCGAACGGCAGGCCCACCAGCAGCAGGAGGGTGCGCAGCAGCCACAGCACGGGACTGCCGTCGGCCGCGGGCGCCGACTGGGCGGGCAGCGCGATCGGCAGCGCCAGCAGCGGCAGCGCGAGCAGGAGGAGGTGGGCGCGGGGCTGCCAGCGCGCACCGAGGCGCCGCGTCGAGACGTGGGCGTAGACGTAGCCGAGCAGCAGCAGCACCTGGAACAGCAGCGAGCTGGTGCTCCACACGGTCGCGGAGCCGCCGAAGGACGGCAGGACCAGCTTGGCGGCCAGCGGCTGCACCATGAACAGCAGGCCGGCACCCAGGAACGAGGTGGCGGCGAACAGCACGGCCACCGCAGGTCCCCGGCCGGGGACGGCACCGGCGACCGTCGTCGCGTCCCCGGTCCGTCGGTGGGCGGCCCGGTCCGTCGTCGTCTCAGTCACGCTCGTCCCCTCGTCGCGAGGAGCCTAGGGGCCGACGAGGCCCGGTGACCGCGCAACGGCACAACTCGTCCGGGTCGGCGGCGCTCGCTAGCGTGGCCGGGTGACGATCCACACCACCCATCCCTTCCTCGAGCCCGAGGGCGAGCGCGACCCCGTACGCCGGCTGCGCGGGCGGCTGGCCGGCACGGTGTCGCTCTGGACCGCCGGCACCGGCAGCGGCCGCGAGGGGCTCACCGTGTCGTCCTGGATGGTGGCGGGCGGCGAGCCCGGTCGCGTGCTGGGGCTGCTCGACCCCGACGCCGACCTCACCGAGGAGCTGGTGGACGGCGGCCGCGGGGTGCTGCAGGTGCTCGCCTGGGCGGACCGCGGCCTGGCCGAGGCGTTCGCGGGCACGGCGCCCGCGCCCGGCGGCCCCTGGCGGCTCGCCGCGTGGGTCGACACCGACCACGGACCGCGACTCGCGCACGCGCAGACCTGGGCGCTGCTCTCGGTGGAGTCCGTGGCCGAGGTGGGCTGGTCGCGCCTGGTGACCTGCCGGATCGACGAGGTGGTCGTCGGTGACGACGGCGACCCGCTCCTGCACCGGCGCGGCAGGTTCGTCCCGCCGGCCGCCGACGCGGACTAGGATCGTCGCGACGTCGAGGGACGGGGGTCCGCATGGTCAGCGTGATGGTGGTGGACGACCACCCGATGTGGCGCGACGCCGTGGAGCGCGACCTGCAGGCGGCGGGTCACGACGTGGTCGCGGTGGCCTCGAACGGCCGCGAGGCGATGGCGCGGTTCCCGGCCGCCGCCCCCCGCGTGGTCGTCCTCGACCTCCAGCTCCCCGACCACAGCGGGGTGCAGGTGACCAGCATGATGCTCGAGCACGACCCGAGCGCCCGGGTGCTCATCCTGTCCGCGAGCGGCGAGCAGGCCGACGTCCTCGACGCGATCAAGGCCGGCGCCACCGGCTACCTCGTGAAGTCGGCCTCGAGCGCCGAGCTGATCGACGCCGTCGTCCGGGTGTCCGAGGGCGACACCGTCTTCACCCCCGGCCTGGCCGGCCTGGTGCTGGGGGAGTTCCGCCGGATCGCAGACGGGCCGGCCGACGACCCGCGCGACCAGCTCACCGAGCGGGAGACCGAGATCCTCCGGATGGTCGCGACCGGCATGAGCTACAAGCAGATCGCGGCCCGACTCGTCCTCTCCCACCGCACGGTGCAGAACCACGTCCAGAACACCCTGCGCAAGCTCCAGATGAACAACCGCGTCCAGCTCACGCGCTGGGCGATCGAGCACGGCCTCGACGAGACCCCGGAGGACTGACCGTCCGCCCCGGCCGGTCGGTCACCCGGCCGCGCCGTCTCCGATCCCCGGCACGGTGAGCTGGGCCAGCACCCGGTCGCCCACGCCCTCGCCCTCGAGGTCGACGCGCCACA
This genomic interval from Nocardioides palaemonis contains the following:
- a CDS encoding ROK family protein, whose translation is MSLPAAGVVVGVDIGGTKVLAGVVEPDGRVGATARRTTPGRRVRTGEVEDALVAAVLDATADRPLAAVGVAAAGFVDSAGERVMFAPHLPWQGEPLRDLLEQRLGCPVALDNDANCAARAEAHHGVARGASSALMITMGTGIGGALLLDGRVLRGANGMAGEFGHMQVVPEGRSCECGRQGCWEQYSSGNALVRDARALMAEQPSVLAEMAGVPEAVTGPMVTAAAEQGDLVARRAFASVGDWLGVGTANLVAALDPELVVVGGGVSAAGDRLLEPARAALRRSLVGGSHRTVPELVAGSLGPRSGMVGAALLAAQALR
- a CDS encoding ornithine cyclodeaminase, encoding MGTSETVEVTGHLMDSGILSRILDDIRDYGGDYVIDRFDVGHEADDPSRARITVQAEDDASLQRLLMRLQTRGVNPLSPGEAATAPAERDGVLPDGFYSTTNLDTRVHLDGAWRMVENPEMDCGLVVLRAADGTVRIRTLPMADVRAGMEVVVGASGIQVATPEAGGALDPTAGADDDVLDKPQAVLVRQVADGMRRTRADGKRLLWVAGPGVVHTGAVPALVALIGAGFVDTLFAGNALATHDIESAIYGTSLGVDLTMSQGVEHGHEHHVRALNTVRKAGSIARAVADGTVTSGIMHALVTHGKDFVLVGSVRDDGPLPDVHTDVLEGQRAMRARIQDVGYCLMMATQLHSVATGNILPASVPLVCVDINPATVTKLTDRGSSHGRGIVTDVGLFLEQLALELVPDYRRA
- a CDS encoding alpha/beta hydrolase, with protein sequence MRIPFRGAPEAPLDPALVAPMSVPARPELTGGRRVGVLVQHGFTGNPFSVRPWAEDLAARGYAVEMPLLPGHGTRWQDLNRVGWADWVATVEGAYDRLAAENDAVVAVGLSMGGALCLRLAADKGDGLAGICLVNPAVDTLRKDVKALPVLKHVVPAFPGIANDIKKPGADEHGYPMTPLKAAASMFAGYAELRRDLPRITVPVLFFRSAEDHVVDISSSRALNAGLSSKDFEERVLEDSYHVATLDNDAPRIFAESADFIARVTAERS
- a CDS encoding lysophospholipid acyltransferase family protein, with protein sequence MLYWFLKWIALGPVLRLVFRPKAYGVEHVPADGPAILASNHLSYADWLFMPLTLNRRVTFVAKAEYFTTPGVKGWFQKKFFTGAGQVPIDRSGANAAEGAMKSAMKILAEGDLFGIYPEGTRSHDGRLYRGKTGVARLALESGAPVIPCAVVGTDVVAPTGKVYGTWTRPVVRFGKPLDFSRYAGMENDRYILRSITDEIMYEIMRLSEQEYVDLYATKAKELAKEQAREQAKEQAKEPEQPKQKAS
- the macS gene encoding MacS family sensor histidine kinase — encoded protein: MAVEDRLHSALAIVRVVVTVNMVGLNAYRRDNFDHPTVGLLVVVALVAWTGAAIWLYRDRTRRRPVLLVADLTVVLAALAVTPWVKSPEFNATIPGFYVMGALFAWAIHWHWRGGLVAAALIAAFDLLPRSDVDQGNYGNTFLILIGGPIVGFMCESLQRMARERDAAERAAAAAEERTRLARAVHDGVLQVLAMTQRRGTAAGGEWAELARLAGEQERGLRSLIRQQDTVPDAPGGRVDLAGALEAMATAHPVRVDVATPGSAVLVDARVAEETVAAVRACLDNVLAHAGADASAWVLAQAGPHEVTVSVRDDGPGIAAGRLEQAAADGRLGVASSIRGRIEDLGGAARVDSGSWGTEWELTVPVEPPA
- a CDS encoding fused MFS/spermidine synthase, translated to MTETTTDRAAHRRTGDATTVAGAVPGRGPAVAVLFAATSFLGAGLLFMVQPLAAKLVLPSFGGSATVWSTSSLLFQVLLLLGYVYAHVSTRRLGARWQPRAHLLLLALPLLALPIALPAQSAPAADGSPVLWLLRTLLLLVGLPFAVLSATGPLVQRWYAWSGGPRSDDPYFLFAGSNLGSFAGLLAYPFLVEPHLTLTQQRVGWSVAFVGFLVLMAGCALTVRRPAPGTRTTPAAARPAPPSRRQLARWCLWAFLPSSLMLSVTAHLSTDIAAVPLLWVLPLAAYLASFVAAFARTARSVPARLVVPCVSVAVTTGLTSALGSSRLAPVVVLVVVANVASVALAGFAAHARLAASRPEPEHLTLFYLVVSVGGALGGLLNGVVAPLLFDGTWEHLLTVALLPVLAVGVLPPAWTRRRVLAVVAAAVGGVAVVATLGLLLPDTFDAATTAILLGSVVLAVVTGWLTLRAPAALTVTLLLASLAVVVVEERASLLTERTFYGSYRVQEVDGTHRLLHGTTVHGSQFLDAGRAGTPTTYYATDGPLGDAVAASGARDLGVVGLGAGAIAAYDVDRVTFFEIDPVVADIARDPRWFGYLADSTAQVDVVVGDGRLAAAAVPEASYDLLALDAFSSDSIPVHVLTREGVQVFLDRVRPDGVLAVHISNRVFDLRPVLAAHARDLGLRAVMGTGGEGPGAVRSEWVVLTRSDAVADDLLARDRWEPLPSSPTVTWTDDYSSVLSVLR
- a CDS encoding flavin reductase family protein — encoded protein: MTIHTTHPFLEPEGERDPVRRLRGRLAGTVSLWTAGTGSGREGLTVSSWMVAGGEPGRVLGLLDPDADLTEELVDGGRGVLQVLAWADRGLAEAFAGTAPAPGGPWRLAAWVDTDHGPRLAHAQTWALLSVESVAEVGWSRLVTCRIDEVVVGDDGDPLLHRRGRFVPPAADAD
- a CDS encoding response regulator; its protein translation is MVSVMVVDDHPMWRDAVERDLQAAGHDVVAVASNGREAMARFPAAAPRVVVLDLQLPDHSGVQVTSMMLEHDPSARVLILSASGEQADVLDAIKAGATGYLVKSASSAELIDAVVRVSEGDTVFTPGLAGLVLGEFRRIADGPADDPRDQLTERETEILRMVATGMSYKQIAARLVLSHRTVQNHVQNTLRKLQMNNRVQLTRWAIEHGLDETPED